The following coding sequences are from one Lolium rigidum isolate FL_2022 chromosome 6, APGP_CSIRO_Lrig_0.1, whole genome shotgun sequence window:
- the LOC124659521 gene encoding RING-H2 finger protein ATL39-like encodes MNAPTSWLFTDTSRYSTRSRLLFIGLSFAIGIATFLLYLAVWYACRSRRNQLQNAERADDLEAGAASPEPECRGMSDTAIAALPTFKYELPAVVPGAVSDDDAQEAPTAADCAVCLGQVEAGETVRRLPKCAHLFHAECVDAWLRAHCTCPMCRAPVGPPSAAASKKDGTPPAEAPAAATATAVALPPV; translated from the coding sequence ATGAACGCGCCGACGTCGTGGCTGTTCACGGACACCTCCAGGTACAGCACCCGCTCCAGGCTGCTCTTCATCGGCCTCTCCTTCGCCATCGGCATCGCCACCTTCCTCCTCTACCTCGCCGTCTGGTACgcctgccgcagccgccgcaaCCAGCTCCAGAACGCCGAGCGGGCGGACGATCTGGAGGCCGGCGCCGCCTCGCCGGAGCCCGAGTGCCGCGGCATGAGCGACACCGCCATCGCCGCTCTCCCCACGTTCAAGTACGAGCTCCCCGCCGTCGTCCCAGGGGCAGTTTCCGACGACGACGCGCAGgaggcgccgacggcggcggactGCGCGGTGTGCCTGGGCCAGGTGGAGGCCGGCGAGACGGTGCGGCGCCTCCCCAAGTGCGCGCATTTGTTCCACGCCGAGTGCGTAGACGCCTGGCTGCGCGCGCACTGCACCTGCCCCATGTGCCGCGCCCCCGTCGGCCCGCCTTCCGCTGCCGCCTCCAAGAAGGACGGCACCCCGCCGGCGGAAGCgccagcggcggcgacggcgacggcggtggcgctGCCACCTGTCTAG